One window of the Xiphophorus hellerii strain 12219 chromosome 15, Xiphophorus_hellerii-4.1, whole genome shotgun sequence genome contains the following:
- the LOC116733931 gene encoding transcription factor E2F1-like — MVKCVVSGCPNRVDGSNHGVFNRTQKRFFKFPRDPARVKVWLAALRQADQQNQNLICEDHFLPEDVVSGDVSADAIPIMPPCLDGPLDPLDRWGAGSEDDEDQWVGTAGPSEEEEDEGCFTFNTKMAAPELPALDPTEQNPALKAVPEGPTLSQQQQNGPIRTQTREDVSLLVLTRRFLDLFLTAPDGCLDLRSAIASLRTRRRRVYDITNVLQGVRLVQKESVNRIRWIGSSPASSYLGQNRARSNMADLKLVEETLDSLIRTSAEQLFHLTDDPHNSRLAYVTRQDLVGLQNLQNQTVLVVKAPEETRLEVPAPTEDSIQIHLKGGTGPIRVLTCDAGTTGEAGFSSLEESRIRTAELHAGQQNRVQSV; from the exons ATGGTGAAGTGTGTGGTCTCCGGCTGTCCGAACCGGGTGGACGGGTCCAACCATGGAGTGTTCAACAGAACCCAAAAACGGTTCTTCAAGTTCCCGCGAGATCCAGCGAGGGTCAAG GTGTGGCTGGCGGCGCTGCGGCAGGcggaccagcagaaccagaacctgatcTGTGAGGACCACTTCCTGCCGGAGGATGTCGTGTCGGGTGACGTCAGCGCCGACGCCATTCCCATCATGCCTCCCTGCCTGGACGGGCCGCTGGACCCGTTGGACCGGTGGGGAGCTGGGTCGGAGGACGACGAGGACCAGTGGGTTGGAACCGCCGGGCccagtgaggaagaggaggatgaaggcTGCTTTACCTTTAACACCAAGATGGCTGCTCCAGAACTTCCTGCTCTGGACCCAACAGAACAG AATCCGGCTCTCAAAGCGGTGCCAGAAGGTCCGACTCTCAG ccagcagcagcagaacggGCCAATTCGGACCCAGACCCGGGAAG ACGTgtctctgctggttctgacccggcgGTTCCTGGACCTGTTCCTGACGGCACCGGACGGCTGCCTGGACCTGCGCAGCGCCATCGCCAGCCTGAGGACGCGCCGCCGCCGCGTCTATGACATCACCAACGTGCTGCAGGGCGTCCGGCTTGTCCAGAAGGAGTCCGTCAACCGGATCCGCTGGAT AGGAAGCAGCCCCGCCTCCAGTTAcctgggtcagaaccgggccCGGTCCAACATGGCCGACCTGAAGCTGGTGGAGGAAACTCTGGACTCTCTGATCCGGACCAGCGCCGAGCAGCTCTTCCACCTGACCGACGACCCGCACAACTCCAG GCTGGCCTACGTGACCCGGCAGGACCTGGTCGGGctgcagaacctccagaaccagacGGTTCTGGTGGTGAAGGCGCCGGAAGAAACCAGGCTGGAGGTTCCGGCTCCCACCGAG GACAGCATCCAGATCCACCTGAAGGGCGGGACGGGTCCGATTCGGGTTCTGACCTGCGACGCCGGAACCACAGGAGAGGCGGGCTTTTCTTCCCTGGAGGAGAGTCGGATCAGAACCGCCGAGCTGCACGCAG GTcagcagaaccgggtccagaGCGTGTAG